A genomic stretch from Acidobacteriota bacterium includes:
- a CDS encoding holo-ACP synthase: protein MILGIGVDVIELDRVRRIMARHGNRFFDRVLTERERAYCLRHRDPAPSVGARFAAKEAWLKALGTGLAQGIGWHDVEVVRQAQEDPPRLELRGRAAELAARRGATASHLSISHERSVAVAFVILEGQA, encoded by the coding sequence ATGATTCTGGGTATCGGCGTCGATGTCATCGAGCTTGACAGGGTGCGGCGGATCATGGCCCGCCATGGAAATCGCTTCTTCGACCGGGTGCTCACCGAGCGCGAACGGGCCTATTGCCTGCGGCACCGGGACCCGGCGCCCAGTGTCGGCGCGCGCTTCGCCGCCAAGGAGGCCTGGCTCAAGGCCCTGGGTACGGGTCTGGCCCAGGGGATCGGCTGGCACGACGTGGAAGTGGTGCGTCAGGCGCAGGAGGACCCGCCGCGCCTGGAGCTGCGCGGTCGGGCGGCCGAACTGGCAGCCCGGCGGGGCGCGACGGCCAGCCACCTGTCGATCAGCCACGAGCGCTCCGTGGCCGTGGCCTTCGTGATTCTCGAGGGACAGGCGTGA
- a CDS encoding NYN domain-containing protein: MQVGWDTYFERLGPQGLRLVVSTLLEEADFETLRGEAPPPTPDEDRAQWIADLAAEDAAVARRLLERLDARAAARAPRPERWAEAELHETMAGILRAPGPQAAAVLHHLARARPAPLPAAEIRAAAELVAPEVLQQDPGSRPKWVAKVATARGEVRELEQERRELETRVRQLETRLEKALERSAALEQRLSHRLEEIKTLRAELKSTRDERGRLEREAVRLRRRVDELLERRARERTGEITTALRRLTTEQRRAGATLDKLRAGEGGRREILREQGRRIEQLAGLLERVASVEEAQARVAARAQEEILRELGAIRGRLEGDPLPAPRVEPARPTQPEGKPRIGLFVDVQNMFYGAREKRARLDFEALLASVTSGRRLVRAVAYVVETPEIDQSSFIHLLQMKAYEVKRKPLKIRPDRSMKGNWDLEMALDALTTAEHLDVVVLATGDGDFVPLVQQLKLRGLRVEVYGFRPSTAPDLREAADRFVAITRRLLRPLPAPRRRTAREGT, encoded by the coding sequence GTGCAGGTCGGCTGGGACACCTACTTCGAACGGCTCGGCCCCCAGGGCCTGCGCCTGGTCGTCTCGACCCTGCTCGAGGAGGCCGACTTCGAAACCCTGCGCGGAGAAGCCCCCCCCCCGACGCCCGACGAAGACCGAGCCCAGTGGATCGCCGACCTGGCCGCGGAAGACGCCGCCGTGGCCCGACGGCTGCTCGAGCGGCTCGACGCGCGGGCGGCCGCCCGTGCGCCCCGTCCGGAACGCTGGGCCGAAGCCGAACTCCACGAAACCATGGCAGGCATCCTCCGGGCTCCCGGCCCCCAGGCGGCCGCCGTGCTGCACCACCTGGCCCGCGCCCGCCCGGCGCCCCTGCCCGCCGCCGAGATCCGAGCCGCCGCGGAACTGGTGGCTCCCGAGGTGTTGCAGCAGGATCCCGGATCCCGCCCCAAGTGGGTCGCCAAGGTGGCCACCGCCCGGGGCGAAGTCCGGGAACTCGAGCAGGAGCGGCGCGAGTTGGAGACCCGCGTCCGCCAGCTCGAAACGCGCCTGGAAAAGGCCCTCGAGCGCTCCGCCGCACTCGAACAGCGTCTCTCCCATCGCCTGGAAGAAATCAAGACTCTGCGGGCAGAACTCAAATCCACCCGGGACGAACGGGGCCGTCTCGAGCGCGAGGCGGTGCGCCTCAGGCGCCGGGTCGACGAACTGCTCGAACGCCGCGCCCGGGAACGCACGGGTGAAATCACCACCGCGCTGCGACGCCTGACCACCGAGCAGCGCCGGGCCGGCGCCACTCTCGACAAGTTGCGTGCCGGGGAGGGCGGCCGGCGGGAAATCCTGCGCGAGCAGGGCCGGCGCATCGAGCAACTGGCCGGACTGCTCGAACGCGTCGCGTCGGTGGAGGAGGCCCAGGCGCGCGTGGCGGCCCGGGCCCAGGAAGAGATCCTGCGGGAACTGGGGGCGATTCGAGGTCGTCTCGAGGGCGACCCCCTACCCGCCCCGCGGGTCGAGCCGGCGCGCCCGACCCAGCCGGAGGGCAAGCCCCGTATCGGCCTGTTCGTCGACGTACAGAACATGTTCTACGGCGCCCGGGAAAAACGCGCACGGCTGGACTTCGAAGCTCTGCTGGCCAGTGTCACTTCCGGCCGCCGCCTGGTGCGCGCGGTGGCCTACGTGGTGGAGACACCGGAGATCGACCAGAGTTCCTTTATTCACCTGCTCCAGATGAAGGCCTACGAGGTCAAACGCAAGCCGCTGAAGATCCGCCCCGACCGCAGCATGAAGGGCAACTGGGATCTCGAGATGGCCCTCGACGCCCTGACCACCGCCGAGCACCTGGACGTGGTGGTGCTGGCCACCGGGGACGGCGACTTCGTGCCCCTGGTCCAGCAGCTCAAGCTACGGGGTCTGCGGGTGGAGGTCTACGGTTTCAGACCCAGTACGGCTCCCGACCTGCGGGAGGCCGCCGATCGTTTCGTGGCCATCACTCGCCGTCTGCTCCGGCCCCTGCCGGCCCCCCGGCGGCGGACGGCCCGGGAGGGAACATGA
- a CDS encoding isoamylase early set domain-containing protein, giving the protein MLRKKPIKGSRMVSVTFSCQVPEAAGSVALAGDFNDWDPSVHPMRRRKDGAWAVTLRLPRDSQYQYRFLVGREQWLTDTEADGLVPNDFGTENALVRL; this is encoded by the coding sequence ATGCTCAGGAAAAAGCCGATCAAGGGAAGCCGGATGGTCTCTGTCACCTTTTCCTGCCAGGTTCCCGAGGCAGCAGGTTCCGTGGCGCTCGCCGGCGATTTCAACGACTGGGACCCCTCCGTCCATCCCATGCGGCGTCGGAAGGATGGCGCCTGGGCGGTGACGCTGCGCCTGCCCCGCGACAGTCAGTACCAGTATCGCTTCCTCGTCGGCCGGGAACAGTGGCTGACCGATACCGAGGCCGACGGCCTGGTGCCCAACGACTTCGGCACGGAGAATGCCCTCGTCCGGCTCTGA
- a CDS encoding histidine phosphatase family protein produces the protein MARRLVLIRHCDEEPDLPAWPTLARLHAWQRSEGRRPLTAVGRARAADLARRIAPWRPTVLLTSPLERAWATAETLAAPLELTPQPDPALAEVSFGRVRGLARPQGLGAVLAGVPLPRPLWPPLLRWCWLVGLTVGVDSPAAVRRRAEDTARQLAALEPGGTVAVLAHGVILLYLLAALTGRRRAAPFRPGLLLRTGEYRVLEREAGRWAILARGRASADAIG, from the coding sequence ATGGCCCGCCGACTGGTCCTGATCCGCCATTGTGACGAGGAGCCCGACCTGCCCGCCTGGCCGACCCTGGCCCGGCTCCATGCCTGGCAACGCTCGGAAGGACGGCGGCCGCTGACAGCGGTGGGCCGGGCCCGGGCGGCGGACCTGGCCCGCCGGATCGCCCCCTGGAGGCCAACGGTGCTGTTGACCAGCCCCCTCGAGCGAGCCTGGGCGACCGCCGAGACCCTCGCTGCCCCTCTGGAACTGACCCCCCAACCCGACCCGGCCCTGGCGGAGGTCAGTTTCGGCAGGGTGCGCGGCCTGGCCCGACCGCAAGGCCTGGGAGCCGTGCTGGCGGGGGTCCCCCTGCCCCGCCCCCTGTGGCCGCCTCTGCTGCGCTGGTGCTGGCTGGTGGGGCTGACCGTCGGTGTGGACTCCCCCGCGGCGGTACGCCGCCGGGCGGAAGACACAGCCCGGCAACTGGCGGCCCTCGAACCCGGCGGCACCGTGGCGGTTCTGGCCCATGGGGTGATCCTGCTCTACCTGTTGGCCGCCCTGACCGGCCGCCGCCGGGCCGCGCCGTTCAGGCCCGGCCTGCTGCTGCGAACGGGAGAGTACCGGGTGCTCGAAAGAGAAGCCGGGCGATGGGCCATCCTGGCCCGGGGTCGAGCCTCAGCAGACGCCATTGGGTGA
- a CDS encoding peroxiredoxin: MATSKIEVGRRAPLFTLPAASGGKVALRDLAGSWVVLYFYPKDDTPGCTKEACEFSSALKDFEKLDAVVYGCSPDSLERHRRFIEKYDLQIDLLSDEKRTVMEKYGAWGEKVLYGRKSIGVIRSTVIIDPKGKVAHHWKKVRAAGHAEKVRERLEALRETGDRGVGGR, encoded by the coding sequence ATGGCAACATCGAAGATCGAGGTCGGGCGCCGAGCCCCCCTTTTCACCCTGCCCGCCGCTTCGGGGGGCAAGGTGGCGCTCCGCGACCTGGCGGGGAGCTGGGTCGTTCTCTACTTCTATCCCAAGGACGACACGCCGGGCTGCACCAAGGAGGCCTGCGAATTCAGCTCGGCGCTGAAGGATTTCGAGAAGCTCGACGCGGTGGTCTACGGCTGCAGCCCCGACAGCCTCGAGCGGCACCGGCGCTTCATCGAGAAGTACGACCTGCAGATCGATCTGCTCAGCGACGAGAAGAGGACCGTGATGGAAAAGTACGGCGCCTGGGGCGAGAAGGTGCTCTACGGGCGCAAGTCCATCGGCGTGATCCGCTCGACGGTGATCATCGATCCAAAAGGAAAGGTGGCCCACCACTGGAAGAAAGTGCGAGCCGCCGGTCACGCGGAAAAGGTACGGGAGCGGCTCGAGGCCTTGCGGGAGACCGGAGATCGGGGCGTCGGCGGCCGCTGA
- the acs gene encoding acetate--CoA ligase, whose protein sequence is MSHDNPPEVYPPKADIAARAHIASMEEYQRLYRLSLDDPETFWGRQAEILDWFSPWQMVYDHDYVNVDFAWYLGGRLNACYNCVDRHLRERGEQDAIIWVRDEPGQYEHISYRRLKHEVCRVANVLRHHGVRRGDRVCLYMPMIPELAYTMLACARIGAVHSIVFGGFSAEAIRDRILDAGCKVVVTANEGLRGGRRLALKDTVDRAVDGLDLVETVLVARRTDKQVNMTAGRDFWLDEECRRQRSTCTYEHMGAEDPLFILYTSGSTGKPKGVLHTTGGYMVYAALTHKLVFDYHPGDVYFCAADIGWITGHSYIIYGPLANGATSVMFESTPVYPDAGRYWQVVDDLGVNIFYTAPTAIRTIARAGDAFVRRHARKSLRVLGTVGEPINPESWRWYHDVVGEGRCAVVDTWWQTETGGIMITPLPGVTPLKPGSATFPFFGVKPLLVDAEGQRLEGNGVAGNLCIERTWPGQARTVYGDHERFQQTYFTHYPGLYFTGDGCRRDEDGYYWITGRVDDVINVSGHRMGTAEVESALVSHEAVAEAAVVGYPHEIKGQGIFAYVILNSAAEGAAPGEVEGALKEQVRHVIGPVATPDAILIAPGLPKTRSGKIMRRILRKIAAGEYEDLGNLTTLADPEVVQRLITLHRGLDQA, encoded by the coding sequence ATGAGTCATGACAACCCGCCGGAGGTCTACCCCCCCAAGGCCGATATCGCGGCCCGGGCCCACATCGCCTCGATGGAGGAGTACCAGCGCCTCTACCGCCTGTCCCTCGACGACCCCGAGACCTTCTGGGGCCGGCAGGCGGAGATCCTCGACTGGTTCAGCCCCTGGCAGATGGTCTACGACCACGACTATGTCAACGTGGACTTCGCCTGGTACCTCGGAGGCCGCCTCAACGCCTGTTACAACTGTGTCGACCGGCACCTGCGGGAGAGGGGCGAACAGGACGCCATCATCTGGGTCCGGGACGAGCCCGGGCAGTACGAGCACATCTCCTACCGCCGACTCAAGCACGAGGTCTGCCGGGTGGCCAACGTGCTGCGCCACCACGGGGTTCGGCGAGGCGACCGGGTCTGCCTCTACATGCCGATGATCCCCGAGCTGGCCTACACCATGCTGGCCTGCGCCCGGATCGGCGCCGTGCATTCCATCGTCTTCGGCGGCTTCAGCGCCGAGGCGATTCGCGACCGCATCCTCGATGCGGGCTGCAAAGTGGTGGTCACCGCCAACGAAGGCCTGCGGGGCGGTCGACGGCTGGCGCTCAAGGACACGGTGGACCGGGCCGTGGACGGCCTGGACCTGGTCGAGACCGTGCTCGTCGCCCGCCGCACGGACAAGCAGGTGAACATGACCGCGGGACGGGACTTCTGGCTCGACGAGGAGTGCCGCCGTCAGCGCTCCACCTGCACCTACGAGCACATGGGAGCGGAGGATCCGCTGTTCATCCTCTACACGTCGGGATCGACAGGAAAGCCCAAGGGAGTGCTGCACACCACCGGCGGCTACATGGTCTACGCCGCCCTGACCCACAAGCTGGTCTTCGACTATCACCCGGGCGACGTCTACTTCTGCGCGGCGGACATCGGCTGGATCACCGGGCACAGCTACATCATCTACGGCCCCCTGGCCAACGGCGCCACCAGCGTGATGTTCGAGTCCACGCCGGTGTATCCCGATGCCGGTCGCTACTGGCAGGTGGTCGACGACCTGGGCGTGAACATCTTCTACACCGCACCGACGGCCATTCGCACCATCGCCCGGGCCGGCGACGCATTCGTCCGCCGGCATGCGCGCAAGAGCCTGCGGGTCCTGGGCACCGTGGGCGAGCCGATCAACCCGGAAAGCTGGCGCTGGTACCACGACGTGGTGGGCGAAGGCCGCTGCGCGGTGGTCGACACCTGGTGGCAGACGGAAACCGGCGGGATCATGATCACGCCCCTGCCCGGGGTCACGCCCCTCAAGCCGGGCTCGGCGACCTTCCCCTTCTTCGGCGTCAAGCCCCTGCTGGTGGATGCCGAGGGCCAGCGGCTCGAGGGCAACGGCGTGGCGGGCAACCTCTGCATCGAGCGCACCTGGCCGGGCCAGGCCCGTACGGTCTACGGCGACCACGAACGCTTCCAGCAGACCTATTTCACCCACTACCCGGGGCTCTACTTCACCGGCGACGGCTGCCGCCGGGACGAGGACGGTTACTACTGGATCACCGGCCGGGTCGACGACGTGATCAACGTCAGCGGGCATCGCATGGGCACCGCGGAAGTGGAGTCCGCCCTGGTTTCCCACGAAGCCGTGGCCGAAGCGGCGGTGGTCGGCTACCCTCACGAGATCAAGGGCCAGGGGATCTTCGCCTACGTGATCCTCAACTCCGCCGCCGAGGGCGCGGCCCCCGGCGAGGTGGAAGGAGCCCTCAAGGAGCAGGTGCGCCACGTGATCGGTCCCGTGGCGACCCCCGACGCGATTCTCATCGCACCGGGCCTGCCGAAGACCCGCAGCGGCAAGATCATGCGCCGGATCCTGCGCAAGATCGCCGCGGGAGAGTACGAGGACCTGGGTAACCTGACGACCCTGGCCGACCCGGAGGTCGTGCAGCGACTGATCACCCTCCACCGGGGCCTGGACCAAGCTTGA
- a CDS encoding peptidylprolyl isomerase yields MTIEELLAQAGVDQSHPRWRLSVPAPEVATFAADKEYRVTMETSEGSLVIRMMPEVAPMHVTSFLYLAKLGYFDGLAFHRVIPGFMAQGGCPLGSGTGGPGYQFSGEFDPSVRHDRPGLLSMANAGPGTDGSQFFLTFVATPWLDGKHTIFGEVVDGHETLGRLESLGSESGRPTREVRIERVAL; encoded by the coding sequence GTGACCATCGAAGAACTGCTGGCCCAGGCCGGCGTCGATCAAAGCCACCCCCGCTGGCGCCTGAGCGTGCCGGCCCCCGAAGTGGCCACTTTCGCGGCCGACAAGGAGTACCGGGTCACCATGGAAACCAGCGAGGGCTCCCTTGTCATCCGCATGATGCCGGAAGTGGCCCCGATGCACGTGACCAGCTTTCTCTACCTGGCCAAGCTGGGCTATTTCGACGGCCTGGCGTTTCACCGGGTGATCCCCGGCTTCATGGCCCAGGGAGGCTGTCCCCTGGGCAGCGGCACGGGCGGCCCCGGCTACCAGTTCAGCGGCGAGTTCGATCCCTCGGTGCGCCACGACCGCCCCGGTTTGCTGTCGATGGCCAACGCCGGCCCCGGTACGGACGGCAGCCAGTTCTTCCTGACCTTCGTCGCCACCCCCTGGCTCGACGGCAAACACACGATCTTCGGCGAGGTGGTGGACGGCCACGAGACCCTCGGCCGCCTGGAGTCCCTGGGCTCCGAATCCGGCCGTCCCACCCGGGAGGTCAGGATCGAACGAGTCGCCCTGTAG
- a CDS encoding DUF971 domain-containing protein, whose protein sequence is MSRPIPEKVVVFPTREVGIVWSDGREDFFPARDLRISCPCAECVDEITGERRLDPESVPADLRVERWEAVGRYALRFHFSDGHATGIFTFEVLRA, encoded by the coding sequence ATGAGCCGTCCGATCCCCGAGAAGGTCGTCGTCTTCCCCACGCGGGAGGTGGGAATCGTCTGGTCCGACGGGCGGGAAGACTTTTTCCCGGCACGGGACTTGAGGATTTCCTGCCCCTGCGCCGAGTGCGTCGACGAGATCACCGGCGAGCGCCGACTCGACCCGGAGTCGGTGCCCGCGGATTTGCGCGTCGAACGATGGGAGGCCGTGGGGCGCTACGCGCTGCGCTTCCACTTCTCGGACGGCCATGCCACCGGCATCTTCACCTTCGAGGTCCTGCGCGCGTAG
- the queF gene encoding preQ(1) synthase: protein MPGSPSRALETVPNPAPDRPYRVRMEAPEFTCLCPRTGQPDFATIVVDYVPGPRLVELKALKLYLWSWRDEGIFHEAVVNRILDDLVAACEPCWIRVTGAFKVRGGITTTVVAEAGALPAGAARLPGQETQR, encoded by the coding sequence ATGCCCGGCAGCCCATCGCGCGCTCTCGAGACGGTTCCCAACCCGGCCCCCGACCGCCCCTACCGGGTTCGGATGGAGGCCCCGGAGTTCACCTGCCTGTGTCCGCGGACCGGGCAGCCGGACTTCGCCACGATCGTCGTGGATTACGTCCCGGGTCCGCGCCTGGTCGAACTCAAGGCCCTCAAGCTCTACCTCTGGTCCTGGCGGGACGAGGGCATCTTTCACGAGGCCGTGGTGAATCGGATCCTGGACGATCTCGTGGCGGCCTGCGAGCCCTGCTGGATTCGGGTGACCGGGGCCTTCAAGGTACGGGGCGGGATCACCACCACCGTGGTTGCCGAGGCGGGGGCGCTTCCCGCGGGGGCTGCCCGGCTGCCCGGCCAGGAGACGCAGCGATGA
- a CDS encoding Hpt domain-containing protein, translated as MSTDTTCPVDLEDGLARAGDDREFYKELLEIFLDDVPGRMEQLRAAIAAGQAEEVAGVAHSIKGAAANLSALAIRDTALSIETQGREGDLSQASALVEKLQDEIHRLAAYLRTFE; from the coding sequence ATGTCCACCGATACCACCTGCCCTGTAGACCTGGAAGACGGCCTGGCGCGGGCCGGAGACGACCGGGAGTTCTACAAGGAACTGCTCGAAATCTTTCTCGACGACGTCCCCGGCCGCATGGAGCAGCTTCGCGCCGCCATCGCCGCCGGCCAGGCGGAAGAGGTCGCCGGCGTCGCCCACAGCATCAAGGGTGCGGCCGCCAATCTCTCGGCGCTGGCCATCCGGGACACCGCGCTGAGCATCGAGACCCAGGGGCGCGAAGGCGATCTCTCCCAGGCCTCGGCCCTCGTCGAGAAACTGCAGGATGAGATCCATCGATTGGCGGCATACCTGCGCACCTTCGAGTAG
- a CDS encoding diguanylate cyclase, with amino-acid sequence MRILIAEDDKVSRRMLGRALATMGHEVLAASDGLEAWHILRSEDPRLVIADWEMPNIDGLELVRRIRSSRENQDAPYVYVILLTSRTQKSDVVRGIDAGADDYITKPFDRDELMVRIRAGERVLALEEKLAAQNRMLETMAMVDGLTNIPNRRAFDDAFRTLCGHCQRFQHPYSVLMIDIDRFKNYNDTLGHKAGDETLQAVAQVIAESIRTSDSAFRYGGEEFVCLLPETNGEGAVLVAERLREMTEAARIHHPANPPTGVVTISVGVADFNPRFPRSGEEVLRAADTALYEAKEAGRNRVALSRVPAPLNS; translated from the coding sequence GTGCGTATCCTCATCGCAGAAGACGACAAGGTCTCCCGGCGCATGCTCGGCCGCGCCCTGGCCACGATGGGCCACGAGGTCCTGGCGGCCTCGGACGGCCTCGAGGCCTGGCACATCCTCCGCAGCGAAGATCCACGCCTGGTCATCGCCGACTGGGAGATGCCGAACATCGACGGCCTCGAACTGGTCCGCCGCATTCGCTCTTCCCGGGAAAACCAGGACGCGCCATACGTCTACGTCATCCTTCTCACCTCCCGGACCCAGAAGTCGGACGTGGTGCGGGGCATCGACGCGGGCGCCGACGACTACATCACCAAGCCCTTCGACCGGGACGAGTTGATGGTGCGCATTCGGGCCGGAGAGCGGGTCCTCGCCCTCGAGGAGAAACTGGCCGCCCAGAACCGCATGCTCGAAACCATGGCGATGGTCGACGGCCTGACCAACATCCCCAACCGCCGGGCTTTCGACGATGCCTTCCGCACACTCTGCGGCCACTGCCAGCGCTTCCAGCACCCCTACTCGGTACTGATGATCGACATCGACCGGTTCAAGAACTACAACGACACCCTCGGCCACAAGGCGGGTGACGAAACCCTGCAGGCAGTGGCCCAGGTGATCGCGGAGAGCATCCGAACCTCCGACTCCGCGTTCCGCTACGGCGGTGAGGAATTCGTCTGTCTGCTCCCGGAGACGAACGGCGAGGGCGCCGTGCTCGTCGCCGAGCGCCTGCGGGAAATGACCGAGGCGGCGCGGATCCACCACCCGGCCAACCCGCCCACCGGCGTGGTGACCATCAGCGTCGGGGTCGCCGATTTCAACCCCCGGTTCCCTCGCTCCGGCGAAGAAGTTCTGCGCGCCGCGGACACGGCGCTCTACGAGGCGAAGGAAGCCGGCCGTAACCGGGTCGCCCTTTCTCGCGTTCCCGCCCCCCTCAACTCCTGA
- a CDS encoding Rdx family protein: MKVVIHYCGVUNYEPRAASLAAYLKQHLGVDGELQRGSGGVFDVWVDDVRIFSKHEEGDFPEEAEILRRIQARG; the protein is encoded by the coding sequence GTGAAAGTGGTCATTCATTACTGCGGGGTTTGAAACTACGAGCCCCGGGCCGCGAGTCTCGCGGCCTATCTCAAGCAGCACCTGGGTGTCGACGGCGAACTCCAGCGCGGCAGCGGGGGCGTCTTCGACGTGTGGGTGGATGACGTGAGAATCTTCAGCAAGCACGAGGAAGGCGACTTCCCCGAGGAGGCGGAGATTCTCCGGCGCATCCAGGCCCGCGGCTAG
- the add gene encoding adenosine deaminase: MGRIRIPKALRAAPKVELHQHVDGSIPFSTTWRMLVRHGLNPVDSADEMRRRLELQPGEEGSLLAYLDKFHYPLWITQFYENLQAISEAIVRDALRAGVRILELRYSPLIHTYAGLTVRQAIRAVLSGFNRVRRSHPEIHCGLIVIAMRQHGPHIAKILARQAIAEAQHLHERTGVIGFDIAGPERGNPPRLFREAFEIARAGGLGITAHAGEDAGPEYIWEAIDELGATRIGHGCSAVGDKALMARLERDGLLVECCPTSNYQTGAVPADRPHPLITFLERGIPVAICTDNTTVSTTNLARESALVASWLGPGGEEQVLRIHRQAARYSFITGAEGLFS, encoded by the coding sequence ATGGGCCGGATCCGCATCCCGAAAGCGCTCCGCGCGGCACCCAAGGTGGAACTGCATCAGCACGTGGACGGGTCGATCCCCTTCTCCACCACTTGGCGCATGCTGGTCCGGCACGGCCTCAATCCCGTCGACTCCGCCGACGAGATGCGTCGTCGCCTCGAATTGCAGCCCGGCGAGGAAGGGTCTCTGCTGGCCTACCTGGACAAGTTTCACTACCCCCTGTGGATCACCCAGTTCTACGAGAACCTGCAAGCCATCTCCGAAGCCATCGTGCGGGACGCCCTGCGCGCCGGCGTGCGCATCCTGGAATTGCGCTACTCGCCGCTGATCCACACCTATGCGGGCCTGACCGTCCGTCAAGCGATCCGCGCCGTGCTCTCGGGCTTCAACCGGGTGCGCAGGTCCCATCCCGAGATCCACTGCGGCTTGATCGTCATCGCCATGCGCCAGCACGGCCCCCACATCGCCAAGATCCTCGCCCGCCAGGCCATCGCCGAAGCCCAACACCTCCACGAGCGCACCGGGGTGATCGGTTTCGACATCGCGGGCCCCGAGCGGGGCAACCCTCCGCGCCTGTTCCGCGAGGCCTTCGAGATCGCCCGGGCCGGGGGGCTGGGCATCACGGCCCACGCCGGCGAGGACGCCGGCCCGGAGTACATCTGGGAGGCCATCGACGAACTGGGAGCCACCCGCATCGGACACGGCTGCAGCGCCGTTGGCGACAAGGCCCTGATGGCCCGCCTCGAGCGCGACGGACTGCTCGTGGAATGCTGCCCGACCAGCAACTACCAGACCGGCGCCGTGCCGGCGGACCGACCCCACCCCTTGATCACTTTCCTCGAACGCGGCATCCCCGTCGCGATCTGCACGGACAACACCACCGTCTCCACCACCAACCTGGCCCGGGAGAGCGCCCTGGTGGCCTCCTGGCTGGGCCCCGGCGGCGAGGAGCAGGTCCTGCGTATCCACCGGCAGGCGGCCCGTTACAGCTTCATCACGGGGGCCGAGGGCCTCTTCTCGTGA
- a CDS encoding ATP-binding cassette domain-containing protein, with amino-acid sequence MIEIRELSKNFASVRAVRSVSFRAAKGEILGILGPNGAGKTTTLRILCGFLPPDGGQALVDGHDVARESMITRRLIGYLPENTPLYPEMRVGEYLRFRAGLKGVPFRQRSKRADEVADLCGIADHRRRVIGTLSKGYRQRVGLADALVARPRVLVLDEPTAGLDPNQVLEVRDLIRRLKGDHTILLSSHILPEVEQVCDRVVIFRRGRVIAEDSTEALRNRSSAGARVTVELPADQGEQVATWIRGLAREVSRETLDDGWLRVLLTAELDPRAQLFERAAERGIRLRELTRRLLSLEEIFHSLTAESAAPDTTAASGEEQP; translated from the coding sequence ATGATCGAGATCCGCGAACTGTCCAAGAACTTCGCTTCCGTCAGAGCCGTGCGATCGGTCTCCTTCCGCGCCGCAAAGGGGGAGATCCTCGGCATTCTCGGCCCCAACGGCGCGGGCAAGACCACGACCCTGCGCATCCTCTGCGGCTTCCTGCCCCCCGACGGCGGACAAGCCCTGGTGGACGGTCACGACGTGGCCCGGGAATCGATGATCACGCGCCGGCTGATCGGCTACCTGCCCGAGAACACGCCGCTCTACCCGGAAATGCGGGTCGGCGAGTACCTGCGCTTCCGCGCCGGGCTCAAGGGCGTTCCCTTCCGTCAGCGATCGAAACGCGCGGACGAAGTCGCCGACCTCTGCGGCATCGCCGACCATCGGCGCCGCGTGATCGGCACGCTCTCCAAGGGCTACCGCCAGCGGGTGGGCCTGGCCGACGCCCTGGTGGCCCGGCCCCGGGTCCTGGTACTCGACGAACCCACCGCGGGGCTCGACCCCAACCAGGTACTGGAAGTGCGGGATCTGATCCGTCGCCTCAAAGGGGATCACACGATCCTGCTCTCCTCCCACATCCTGCCCGAGGTCGAGCAGGTGTGTGACCGGGTGGTGATCTTCCGCCGGGGCCGCGTGATCGCCGAGGACTCCACCGAGGCGTTGCGCAACCGCTCCAGCGCCGGGGCTCGGGTCACCGTGGAATTGCCCGCCGACCAGGGGGAGCAAGTGGCGACCTGGATCCGTGGCCTGGCCCGGGAAGTCAGCCGGGAAACCCTCGACGACGGCTGGCTGCGGGTGCTGCTCACCGCGGAGCTCGACCCCCGAGCGCAGCTCTTCGAGCGAGCGGCCGAACGGGGCATCCGGCTACGGGAGCTGACCCGGCGCCTGCTCAGCCTCGAGGAGATCTTCCACTCGTTGACCGCCGAGTCGGCGGCACCGGACACGACCGCCGCGAGCGGGGAGGAGCAGCCATGA